Sequence from the Microbacterium faecale genome:
GGCACCTCGGCGAGCACGGTGTGTCGCGGCCGCGGGGCTTCGACGCATGGAAGATCTTCCCCGGTCAGGGCGACTACATCGATCCGGAGATGATCGACGAGAACGGCAGCCACACCGTCACGGGATATGCCACGAACATCGTCACCGACCTCGCTCTGGACTGGATCGACGAGGACAGCGACAAGCCTTTCGTCGCGATGGTGCACCACAAGGCGCCGCACCGTCCGTGGATCCCCGACGAGAAGCACACGCACCTCTACGCGGACGGGAACATCCCGGAGCCCGAGACATTCTTCGATGACTACGCCACGCGCAGCAAGGCAGTCCAGAACGTGCGCATGACGCTCGCCGACGATATGGGATCCGAGGATCTCAAGCAGGACGTGCCCGAGCATCTCCGCGGCGACGAGAAGCGTCGCGAGCGCATGAGCTGGAAGTACCAGATCTACATGCGCGACTATCTGCAGACCGTGCAGTCGATCGACGACAACGTCGGACGCGTCCTCGATCGTCTGGAAGAGAAGGGGATCGCCGACAACACGCTGGTCGTCTACACCTCAGACCAGGGGTTCTTCCTCGGGGATCACGGGTGGTTCGACAAGCGCCTGATGTTCGATCAGTCGCTGCAGATGCCGATGCTGATCCGTTGGCCGGCCGAAATTGCGCCCGGCTCACGGTGTGAGGCGGTCATCACCAACGTGGACTTTGCGGCAACGTTCCTCGACATCGCGGGATTCGACGCCGCTGAGGTTCTCCCGACCTCCCAGGGCCGCAGCTTTCGCCCCTTGCTTCGGGGGGAAGAAGTCGAAGACTGGCCGGACGCGGCGTACTACCGGTACTGGGAGCACGACGACCCGATCCACGGCGCGCCCGCGCACTATGGCATCCGCACCAAGGATCACAAGCTGATCTACTACTACGGCGCCGGGCTCGACGTGCCTGGTGCATCGCGCGAGGTCTACGAACCCGAATGGGAGCTGTACGACCTGAATGCCGATCCGACAGAGGTCGACAACGTGGCCGCCGATCCGGCGTACGCGTCGATCAAGGCCGAACTCGAGACGAAGCTGGCCCAGTATCAGGAGCGATACGGCGACGAGCCGTACCGGGGTCCGGACACACCGCGCCCCGAGTGGGGGCCGTACGACGAAGCGCGCCTCGCACGCGTCGAGGAGTACGTGCGCCGGATCCGCGCGACGAGCTGACCTGTCCGCTCGCCGAGGTGCACTATCGCTTCAGGAGGCGTACGGATCCGAACCACGCGGCCGGCTTCGCGATCCAATCGTCGCGTCGCGCCGCGCGCCATCCGCACACCATGAGGACGACGGTCGCGGCGAAGATCCAGAACCCCCACCAGCTGACCTGGTCGGTGGCCGCGTACATGTGGCTGAGGTTCCGCAAGGCGCCCGTCGCGAGCACCAGACCGACGTGCACGACGACGAACGCGACGAAGAAGAGCATCGTGGGGTAGTGGATCCGCTTCGCCAGCTCAGTGGGGAGGATCCGCTGCCATGCGGGCGAGGTCGGGTAGACCGCGCTGAGTCGGTAGCCGGTGATGGCCGCGAGCGGAGCCGCGACGAACACGATGACGACGTAGCTCAACTGCTGCAGCGCGTTGTAGTTGACCCAGCTGTTCTCGGTCGGCCAGTCGAGCGAGATGTACTGCAGCAGCACCGACAGGGCGTTCGGAAACACATCCCAGTCCGTGGGCACGATGCGCGCCCAGTGGCCGCTGATGAACAGCAGCGCGACGAAGACGACGCCGTTCGCAAGCCACAGGACGTCGACCGCGACGTGCCCCCAGAGCGCGAGCGACATGCGACGCTTCTTTACGCGCGTGGAGGTCCACAGCCCGCCGGCACGCTTCTCCGTGCGCACGCGGATCCCGGTGCGCACGATGAGTACGAGGAAGAAGGCGTTGAGGAAATGGGTCCACGACACGAAGGCCGGGATCCCTTCCGGTGTCGACGCGAGCCGCGGCGCGTCGCCAGGGAAGCGTGTGATGAATGTGGTGAAGAGCTCGGTCGACAGCAGACCCCGCACGACGAAGACGCCGCACCAGGCCACCAACACGAGCGCGGCGACGCCGAACAAGCCGATGAGGACCTGGATCCATGTCGGTCGGGCGCGCGTGTGACTCACTCGATCATTCTTACCGGTCCAGCTCACCCGATGCCGAATGCGGTGACCCGGTGTGACGCTGGATGGCACGGGGAGTGCGAGGACGGACGAGCCAGAATCGCGGAGATGTGTTCGAACCGCGGACGCCTGGCGTGAGCGGCTTGTGCGGGTGATTCCCTGCCGAGCACGGGTGTGGCCGGATCGCGCGCCCGGAGGCGGCGACCCGGCCACGTGTCGCGGTTACGCCGTGCGGCGTGCAGCGGTGATGACGAGACCCGCCGCAATCAGGGCCGCACCGCCGAGGGCGATGCCCCACCCGACCTTGCCACCCGTGGGGGCCAGCGAGTCGTCCTCGTCGTCCGGACGCGGATCCTCGGAGGGCGCGGGTTCGGGATCCTCGGACGGCTCCGGCTCCGGCGTGGGTGCCGGTTCCGCGCCGGGCGCGCCCTCGAGCGCGTACAGCGTGGTCGTCCCCGTGACCTCGTTGCCGACCGCGATCATCGGCACGCCGCTCGGCGAGGCGTCGGCCGCGATGAAGTCCAGGCCCTCCGGCCCGAGGTCGCCGACGGAGTTCACGAGCGCCGCGAGCTCGTCGTCGCTCGCACCGGCCTCGGCGAGCTCCTCGTAGGCGTCCCCGAGGTTCGTGTCGAACTCCCGGTTGTTGATGTATTCGACGTACGTCGGCGCGGATGGATCCGTGATGTCGTAGACGATGACGCCCGACACGCGCTCGAAGCCGATGAACGCGTAGGTGCGGCCGTCGACCTCGCCGATCGTGAGGTTCTCCGGCTCGACGCCCTTCGCGTCGCTGCGGTTCTCGAGCTCGTTGTTGTCGTGGCCCGAGTTGAAGACGAGGGGCGTCGACTCCGCGAGACGGGCGGTGAGCTCTTCGAACTGCGCGCCCGAGTCGAAGACGAGGTCGCCCGACGCCGTGTAGATCGCGAACGAGCGCGCGCCGTACGCGTAGAGCTCGGTGTAGCAGCCCTGGTCCGCGTCGAGGCCCATCTCGGTGCTCACCTCGAGGCGCCCCAGCGCGGCGTCGTCCTCATACCCGGCGAGGTTCTCGCAGAGGGGGCCCGTGCCGGGAGCGTCGTCGGTGCCGAGATCCTTGACCCGCGCGGGCTCGAGGTAGTCGCCCCACTCGCGCGCGTCGCCCTCGTTCGCGGTGACGAGATACGTTTCGCCGTCGACCTGGTACGACTGGATCCCGTCGGGCATCGGCATGCCGTACAGACCCGGGTACGTCGTGATGTTGATGGTCGGGGCGTCCTCGGGATCCCGATCGGACGCGTCGAGGGGCACCTCGCCGCGGTCGATGAACCCGAGTCCCCAGACGTCGGTGACCGTGGCTGTCGCGAGGTCGACCGTGGCGACGGCGTTCGCCTCCTGCAGCGCCGCGTAGGCGACGCCGTCCTGGACCGTGACGTACTCCGGCTCCCAGTTCGTCGAACGGGGCAGATCCTCGTTCAAGATCGGGCCGAACGCGTCGCGCACCGAGGGGTCGAGTTCGGCGTCTTCGAACGCGTGGAAGTCGGCGATGCGGACGTCGTCCTGCGTGGGGGCCGCGAGCCCCGACGGTACGGTG
This genomic interval carries:
- a CDS encoding sulfatase family protein, whose amino-acid sequence is MPRPNIIFIMSDDHAAHAISAYGSRVNHTPHLDRIADEGARMDAVFCTNSICSPSRASVLTGTYSHVNGVSSIWTELDYRVPTFIDALHDRGYRTGMFGKWHLGEHGVSRPRGFDAWKIFPGQGDYIDPEMIDENGSHTVTGYATNIVTDLALDWIDEDSDKPFVAMVHHKAPHRPWIPDEKHTHLYADGNIPEPETFFDDYATRSKAVQNVRMTLADDMGSEDLKQDVPEHLRGDEKRRERMSWKYQIYMRDYLQTVQSIDDNVGRVLDRLEEKGIADNTLVVYTSDQGFFLGDHGWFDKRLMFDQSLQMPMLIRWPAEIAPGSRCEAVITNVDFAATFLDIAGFDAAEVLPTSQGRSFRPLLRGEEVEDWPDAAYYRYWEHDDPIHGAPAHYGIRTKDHKLIYYYGAGLDVPGASREVYEPEWELYDLNADPTEVDNVAADPAYASIKAELETKLAQYQERYGDEPYRGPDTPRPEWGPYDEARLARVEEYVRRIRATS
- a CDS encoding cytochrome b/b6 domain-containing protein, with the protein product MSHTRARPTWIQVLIGLFGVAALVLVAWCGVFVVRGLLSTELFTTFITRFPGDAPRLASTPEGIPAFVSWTHFLNAFFLVLIVRTGIRVRTEKRAGGLWTSTRVKKRRMSLALWGHVAVDVLWLANGVVFVALLFISGHWARIVPTDWDVFPNALSVLLQYISLDWPTENSWVNYNALQQLSYVVIVFVAAPLAAITGYRLSAVYPTSPAWQRILPTELAKRIHYPTMLFFVAFVVVHVGLVLATGALRNLSHMYAATDQVSWWGFWIFAATVVLMVCGWRAARRDDWIAKPAAWFGSVRLLKR
- a CDS encoding choice-of-anchor I family protein yields the protein MRKLPRILLATGAACALVAAPAVAVAAQPGDIDPIYDAIDDAPFHLSVAGTFETGIFDEGASEIVQAHGNRLFSVNAAAGSVFAIDMSNPAAMTELYQVGADGGVANSVAIREDGLGAIALENADDKTAPGRILFFDANADAPAVLGEVTVGSLPDMVTFSPDGAYAVVANEGEPAEDFSSDPEGSIAVITVPSGLAAPTQDDVRIADFHAFEDAELDPSVRDAFGPILNEDLPRSTNWEPEYVTVQDGVAYAALQEANAVATVDLATATVTDVWGLGFIDRGEVPLDASDRDPEDAPTINITTYPGLYGMPMPDGIQSYQVDGETYLVTANEGDAREWGDYLEPARVKDLGTDDAPGTGPLCENLAGYEDDAALGRLEVSTEMGLDADQGCYTELYAYGARSFAIYTASGDLVFDSGAQFEELTARLAESTPLVFNSGHDNNELENRSDAKGVEPENLTIGEVDGRTYAFIGFERVSGVIVYDITDPSAPTYVEYINNREFDTNLGDAYEELAEAGASDDELAALVNSVGDLGPEGLDFIAADASPSGVPMIAVGNEVTGTTTLYALEGAPGAEPAPTPEPEPSEDPEPAPSEDPRPDDEDDSLAPTGGKVGWGIALGGAALIAAGLVITAARRTA